In one window of Skermanella rosea DNA:
- the rplN gene encoding 50S ribosomal protein L14 yields MIQMQTNLEVADNSGARRVQCIKVLGGSKRKVAAVGDVIVVSVKEAIPRGRVKKGDVHRAVIVRTSKEIRRTDGSSIRFDRNAAVLINKQGEPIGTRIFGPVTRELRGKKFMKIISLAPEVL; encoded by the coding sequence ATGATCCAGATGCAAACCAACCTGGAGGTCGCCGACAACAGCGGCGCGCGCCGGGTGCAGTGCATCAAGGTGCTTGGCGGGTCCAAGCGCAAGGTGGCCGCCGTGGGCGACGTGATCGTCGTCTCGGTCAAGGAGGCCATCCCGCGCGGACGCGTCAAGAAGGGTGATGTGCACCGTGCGGTCATCGTCCGCACGTCCAAGGAGATCCGGCGCACCGACGGCAGCTCCATCCGCTTCGACCGCAACGCCGCCGTGCTGATCAACAAGCAGGGCGAGCCCATCGGGACCCGTATCTTCGGACCGGTGACCCGCGAGCTGCGCGGCAAGAAGTTCATGAAGATCATCTCGCTCGCGCCGGAGGTGCTGTGA
- the rplX gene encoding 50S ribosomal protein L24, producing the protein MSAAKIRKKDKVVVIAGKDKGKTGEVIEVLPKENRVKVRGVNIVKKHQRQTQTSAGGILEIEAFIHVSNVAHVDPKDNKPTRVGFKTLEDGRKVRVAKRSGEVIDL; encoded by the coding sequence ATGTCCGCAGCCAAGATCAGGAAGAAGGACAAGGTCGTCGTCATCGCCGGCAAGGACAAGGGTAAGACCGGCGAGGTGATCGAGGTCCTTCCCAAGGAGAACCGGGTCAAGGTGCGCGGCGTGAACATCGTCAAGAAGCACCAGCGCCAGACCCAGACGTCTGCCGGCGGCATCCTGGAGATCGAGGCGTTCATCCACGTCTCCAACGTCGCCCATGTCGACCCCAAAGACAACAAGCCGACCCGCGTGGGGTTCAAAACCCTCGAGGATGGCCGCAAGGTGCGCGTCGCCAAGCGGTCCGGCGAAGTCATCGATCTGTGA